A stretch of Borrelia turcica IST7 DNA encodes these proteins:
- a CDS encoding 30S ribosomal protein S1 — protein MENQEDLQENYLKVLERVDLGSNVSGIVVNIMKDYVLVDIGYKSEGFIRIDEFENIPNIGDKIDAVVTRIGGELGLILSVEKLDSLSFQDKVDEYITNRKVIKGKVLFEMPSGYKIQINENTTGFLPLYLSSKSRDEKLKRGSIIEFYVIEASKTDGLRLILDRRTLEREREIEKRKEFVSSYNEGDVVDGVVEKIIDYGAIIRVNEFVLGILNKRNIAFTRVENIEDFVHVGDKLKLKIIKLNLKTAKMELSLKALKTNPWDSIESRYKVESIVKGKVVKILPFGAVVELDSEVSGFLHVSNFSWVRVIKSPQEVVKIGQIIEVKILEIDKENQRISLGIKQVNGNPWDNLDERFSVGKVIQGVVKNITKTGAFVNIEEGIDAYISKFDISWVDDINPEDYFKLGSSISGKVIEFDARKQNIKLGIKQLEENPWDDFARSYKKGDSLEVEVVEKKSKGLQVRVYNKIMGFISKIQLGDTKESSMDTFDNLNVGDKLKVILTNIDSKNKLVLLSYREYKSQKSREEISSYLFKEDDEESYKPFENLLKRNADV, from the coding sequence ATGGAAAATCAAGAAGATTTACAAGAAAATTATCTGAAGGTTCTTGAAAGGGTGGATCTTGGAAGTAATGTTTCTGGTATTGTTGTAAATATTATGAAAGATTATGTACTTGTGGATATTGGTTATAAATCTGAAGGTTTTATTAGGATTGATGAATTTGAGAATATTCCAAATATTGGAGATAAGATTGATGCGGTGGTTACTAGAATAGGGGGAGAATTGGGCTTGATTCTTAGTGTAGAAAAGCTTGACTCTCTGAGTTTTCAAGACAAGGTTGACGAATATATTACAAATAGAAAAGTAATTAAGGGTAAGGTTTTATTTGAGATGCCAAGTGGATATAAGATTCAGATTAATGAAAATACTACTGGATTTCTGCCATTGTATTTAAGTTCTAAGTCTAGAGACGAGAAATTAAAGAGGGGTTCAATTATTGAATTTTATGTTATTGAGGCAAGTAAGACTGATGGTTTGAGACTTATACTTGATAGGCGGACTTTAGAACGGGAACGAGAGATTGAAAAGAGGAAGGAGTTTGTTAGTTCTTATAATGAGGGCGATGTGGTTGATGGGGTTGTTGAGAAAATCATAGATTATGGAGCTATCATAAGGGTTAATGAATTTGTTTTAGGAATATTGAATAAAAGGAATATTGCCTTTACTCGTGTTGAAAATATTGAGGATTTTGTTCATGTTGGTGATAAATTAAAATTGAAAATCATCAAGCTAAACTTGAAGACAGCAAAGATGGAATTGTCTCTTAAAGCTTTAAAGACAAATCCTTGGGATTCTATTGAATCTAGATATAAGGTTGAAAGCATTGTAAAGGGAAAGGTTGTCAAAATATTACCCTTTGGTGCTGTAGTTGAGCTTGATAGTGAGGTATCGGGATTTCTGCATGTAAGTAATTTTTCTTGGGTAAGAGTAATAAAGAGTCCTCAAGAAGTGGTTAAGATTGGTCAGATTATAGAAGTTAAGATTTTAGAGATAGATAAGGAAAATCAAAGAATATCTTTAGGTATTAAGCAAGTTAATGGAAATCCTTGGGATAATTTGGATGAGAGATTTTCTGTTGGAAAAGTTATTCAAGGTGTTGTTAAGAATATTACAAAGACAGGTGCTTTTGTTAATATTGAAGAGGGCATAGATGCATATATTAGCAAATTTGATATTTCTTGGGTAGATGACATTAATCCTGAGGATTACTTTAAATTGGGAAGCTCTATTAGTGGAAAAGTTATTGAGTTTGATGCAAGGAAACAAAACATTAAATTGGGAATTAAACAACTGGAAGAGAATCCTTGGGATGATTTTGCTAGGAGTTACAAAAAGGGTGATTCTCTTGAGGTAGAAGTTGTTGAGAAAAAATCGAAGGGACTTCAAGTAAGAGTTTATAATAAAATAATGGGATTTATTAGTAAAATACAACTTGGAGATACTAAAGAATCTAGCATGGATACTTTTGACAATTTGAATGTTGGAGATAAACTTAAAGTTATATTAACAAATATTGACTCTAAGAATAAATTGGTTTTGCTTTCTTATAGGGAATATAAGAGTCAAAAATCAAGAGAAGAAATTTCTTCTTACTTGTTTAAGGAAGATGACGAGGAGTCTTA